atcagAGGTCTTCGACATGTTGCATTCGAGGGATGAAGTCGCAGAACATATCGACCTCCCGACCTTTCCAGAAGATGCTGAAGAGGGCCGCATCAATGTTCCTATCATCCCTGACTCACAGGCCGAGTTCTTACAaggtaagatattttaaatatttaaacattaaattattatctgtTATTCACATTAGTCACAGTTGTGTAAAACACTTAATGAGTTCTGTAAACGAATATTACCCACTGACTCATTTTAACACGAGTAATCGTAATTGTTATCGTCCGTTTACCTACACGCGATTTtatgaatacataatattatactaaaatcGACTATACATTGTGTTTTAGTGACACGCTTATTATTAGTACAGTTTTTCATACAGCAGAAACTCGACATAGTTGCATTGTATCGTTAAGCAATTCTCCAATCCAAGGCCCTGCTCCAATCCCGGATGtactttttttgtatagaatctcgttgttggccttaagggcctttacagctcggGCCGGAATGTgcgttttctttatttctctTTGCGTCTAGCGCAAGGGTGTCTCCTGCGAGACTCGGACGTCATTTTGGGCCGTCgaggggtggtcaatcgcctgaagggcaaaACGGAAGCTCACTTGAGTaagcgaagtaaaggtccacAACCTTCCCccgtgaaggcggttttttaccctaatctgttaTTAATATGATTTGCCGCGCTGGCTGTACCCGGGTGTCGCCAATGGGTTTTCTTTTATAGACCTAAAATTAGTGACAAGCAAAGAGGCTTGATGAATTCGTTACTTAGTAGATTGTAAAGAACATAATCAATTAAACAGTCTTAGATTTAAGAGGTCAATGCTACACGTTTGTTCTACCTACCactgtattgttatttttccAAAGACAAACGAGAGTGGAAGAAGTTGTGTGGCGCTACTAACGCGATCTTCAGAAATGAAGAGAGCGATTGaagaagtaatattatttacttcttGATGTATtatggtaaaaaaaatatatgtaagttCTCGCGAGCTCAGTAATGTCGAAAATAAAATAGCCATATTGTGGGTTCTAATAGTCTCGATTTGTTTTGCATTGctctttaagaaaataattgatatttcaGCTAGCGAGATAGTTCGTAAGGACTCAGAAGAAATGCAGTATTCAGAGGAGCCGGTTGGAACAGCAGCTGGTATCATGGTACTTGTAACCCTCACCATCGTGTGTCTAGCTTACACAGCTCTTATTGTATGGAGACGGATATACTTGTAAGTATTTTGTGCCTACTATGCATACAATAGACATTTTGTATGGATGATTACTAATGAGTTCTTAATTGTGTAGACAAGTTTAAAAAGTTACGTATCTCCTTGTTTTGctttacacaaatatttctttcatTCAATTGATTTatctacatattatatattataatgtttatttttatttggaccACAAAATTACGACAAAGATATGATACAAACAAAtgtacaacatacaaaaaatatgaaaaaccGTCTCTTAACATGCGGACACGACCAGCGAAATCAAGTAATTACAGAAAGCAGGGACACTAGGTACAAACAACAATAAGATAAACGATTCGATTCAAGAATTGAAGTATCGGTACTGTGTCCTAATTCTACTCTAAGCCGGCAAGAGAAACATGAAACACGTCAAAACTCTGTGCAACGTTTGTTTGACGATGTTGGATGTAAAAAACATCCTCGATTGTATCATTTACTAGATTGATAGCTAGCTCCCATTTGAATCTAGTAATGAAAATAGTAACTAAAACGtgatgtatgtttttaaatttcaacaaGAATCTGTTTACATCTTATCTTTATCAGTTAACAGGAAGTCACAAGAGTTGTTATCACTTATCAAGAAGCTGTATTCTTATCATAGATATGTccgttaaaattaaaagcatttttggGTTTTGACTTACTTTTCtacaatgttattaatatttttacttgtatTATATTACGTAGAATCTATGAATGGTTAAACACTTATAGGTACATACACAGCATATCtagcaaacaaaaaatatcaatattaaacacTCGCCATGTTCCCATAAAAGAGACAAAAACAGAGATAAAATGTTGCATTCCGTGGTAATATTTTCAGTCATATCAAACCATAAATAAGCAAGTATTAAATATCCTCATAACTCACGTTACCGTATAAAAACCCGTAGTTTCTCAGCATGAAGCCAAGCTGTAACTCGATCCTGCGCGCGAGTGCGTAGGAAGCGGTCAAGAGCGACGGAAACGCTCAACGTCCCGTAAACTCGTAATTTCTTCACTTTATTTGGTTAACAGGCTATTTTCCCATCGTCTACACTGTAAATACTAAGCCCATATAGAAATTGTCATTCTTGACTCTGTGTGGGTGAACTGGTCACTCGATGTCATAGTTTGTGCTAAGAAGTTAAGACGCCTTAAGTAGTAGTTATTATAATTCGACTAATTTCTTATATGCTATTTGCTAACATTATAGAAATTAGCTTTTATCCATCTTTTAAGATTAAAGTCGCACTTGACTCTGCCTTGTGACGAATGACGTtcaaacttattaatataaaattctataaaaacttAGTGATATCACGAAATCTCAACTAAAAATTGCTGATATTTCTGCATGTTTCTGTAATGTATTCCTTATGTTGGAGTGAATCCCCAGACACAATTTGTCTCATACTAGCTGTATCAGTTCCATTGATGATTTTTAGAGGCAAGTAGGCAATCCAGccttctgtattttatttcgcCAGATAAAGTCAGCCAAGACCTTTTCTAAATAGGCAGAGACTGTTAATCCAAACAAAGTACGTAACTGCATAAGACTGTTAATTTatgtctaaaatattaattacatttcagGAAGAGAAATGGACTTAAACATGAGCTATTGAGAAATGAAGAACTAATCGCCGAGACTAGGATAGAGGTATGTTATCGCCGTAATTTGTATAGTTTAATAAGTTAAAGAATTTAGCGATCCCAACTTAAATGTTGAGTATTTGATCTCCAGATTGCGACATTAGCGCTATAGATATTGGTAGCAACATAAAAATTGCATACAAAGACATGTGCATCGGTATTACTATTGAAAGTTAGTCTACCGGCACGGCACTTACCagttatttccgaaccaattcgacttaaggtccttctaGAAAGAAACCTACAAAaacttaaaaggctggcaactcACGTGCGAGCCCTCTGACGTCGAGTGTTCATGGACGGTATTACTGAATAACAAGCGAGGCTCCTGCCCGTTGGCcctctttttaataaaaaaactttattaatcatacatttgatacgtattttttatagctATAATTATcctatatttatagttaatgcattattttaaaattaatcgaTTACATGTTTTTGTTACAGTTGTGAAAAACGAAATCGTTTGATACAGATCAACGTTATCTTCGAGGAAACTTGGAACCACATAAAGACTGATTTAAGacattactatcattgtttgattaaatctatattaagAAAGCTGTCTTCAGTTTAATACATGTATGAAATGAGTAATCTTTAAATAAGAATgcactatttgtattatatatttgtaaagaaCATGGCACTGtacattaaatttagttcATAAAAGATTGCGACGTGAGGTACGAATTGGAATACGCTGCTGAATAAATCTTATTGATCAAAGGGCCCAAGTAGAACaaatatgcattttattttcagttgGCAACAaccttattaatacattttttatgtttgtgcCCTGAGGCACATTTTCTTCTCACTGATAATTATTACAGTCTCatttataaactattatattgaaatacaatttcgaatagaaattaaatgtaCTGTTAACACTTTTATGACTCCCGAGTATAAATGAAATGTAACAAGTCTTGTTACCTTATGAATACTATATGAAAGTTTATGCATAAGACATCTAGTATGTTATCTTAatgttaagttaaatattgggtttgtcaaatatttatattgaattatgttaataaattcttaagGACGTGCCATAAAGGACGTATAGTGTGTGaagttcattatttattaattctaaatatgtctgtgatttgataatttaatatggaAGTAAATAAAGTGTGatacaagtgataaaaatctttaattaaaaaaaaacggataacaacaaaatattgaGGGTTAAGTAACGAAATTGGAacactaatttaaatattaataatttcacagttacacttatatatatacttgttATAGACACAGAATATCAAAACCataaacatgaataaaaaaagtactgttgtatatttttaatataacaaaataataaaataaaaacctgattttctaatacaattaaattaattaaatgctaAAAATGCATAATAAAATAGAGAAATCAATTATGTTTATGGTTTTGGTCAAATCACAATTTTATCACAAATTGAACTAGGCTATTGATCTGTTAAAAGTGTAGTTTGTTCATTGCTGTTGCTTGTGTCGGACAACTACTGGGCCAACATTATCACAGGTTTCCTTGTTATGGGAACCATGAGCACCATCACAATACGGCCACTGAAAcagtataaaaacaaataaaagtttagtttttagaCTTGCCTCATAAAAAggctttttaagaaaactATTTAGTTATAAAGGAGAATCAGCAACCCCCAGTTCAACATCAAACAAATGTTATAACAATTATGTGGTTGTGTGGCTTCCTCTTAGACTTAATTtagacaaaataatttcacctagactaatataaaactatatatatatatatatattgttaataataatttaactatagATTAGAAGTTGGAGCTAATTGTtctcatattaatattttaagaataatctTTCCTcaaacttaataattacttGATTTGGGATCTATTAggtaacaatataaatgtgtatattgTAGTAATAGAATATAACATAAAGAATATGCTATTCATAAGTCCTTTACACCTGaagtaacaaacaaaatataaaaatatgataatttttagATTACTATACCAATATAAAGACTTACATTTTTGCTTTTCCAGCATCTACATAAGGAAGCTTTGTCAGTAATGTCTTCAATATCAATGAAATCAACTACTTTATTCAAATCCTTTCTAATTAGATGGTTGACTTTTCCAGCCTCTCTTGCTTTTTTTACTGATTGATAGGAAACATAAGAGATTCCACCAATGGCTAATGTTGGTGGTACCAAAGCCAACCAGTCACGGACTgagaaaaaaatcatatgtggagttgattaaaaacaaaacaattacatacattatgcaAAAACTATTCTAAAAGTGTACtacttctaaaataaattttaatacaaaagatATTACAATTACAGCAACCAAAATGTACCAGAACTAGATAGAATatctttaagaaatataaagtaaatgattttctaatataattgctATCTAAGTATGTCAACAACCTTGACATCTTACCAGGCTTATTTCATTCTTGTAATTACgtacttttataaaacaaaagtggTAAATTTTAAGTATCAACTTGACTATTTTCATAGCCTAAAAATCATAAGTTATGGTTTAATCTCAACAAGGAATATACGATATTCTCGCCAATGATCTATATCATCCAAAAATAACAGTAAACTTACAGCTTAGGCGAAACCATCCACCGAAGGAATCCGGGATCGGCAAGCCAGCTAGGTAGTTCGGGATGGTCACTTTTACAacgttagaaataaaatacatcttatatatactttattatagcTTTATCGAAATTACGAATACTTAGCGTTACAAGTGATTACGTTAGtgttacacaaaaaaaaataatggataTAATTCAAGCGACAATTGATACAAAACTTGATACCACCCAAATCTTGACAAGTATATTAGTTATCTATATAGTcggaataaaataattatagcacAGATAACTTCCGTAAGAGTCTGCATCCTGTAGACTTTAATCGTACTACACATAAACTAActattttatagaatacatttggctaaatgcattttttcaattatgataatatttaatagtattatataagAAGGATATTGAAAGAATCTATAATTACATTTCGCCTAACTGTGGTcgaacaatttattttatatatagagtaTTAAGTCATCAAGTGTCACTgtcattttataattgtcaTTTCTCGTGGATGGGTGCGCTTGGATGTCGCTATTCGTTcagttgtaataattttatgattacttctgaatattttttaacaatttttgtaaGTCGTATCCATCTcttttttatgtgtttgtgCAAAAAGTGCTCAtagtgtattttgttttaacaatGCTATCCAATGCATCCTCGCACTGAATATGGCTGAGGAAAGACTTGTAGTTCTAAACCGAAGTGACAACTTAGGTTTCGGATTTTCTTTGCTAAGTGAAGCCGGTTCGCCTcacataatttacaaaattgaaGAAAATTCTCCAGCAGCACGCAGTGGCGAGGTAAGAATCTATATCATTactaacaaatacaaaaaaaattatatcgataatgttttgttatatttttgatatatttatttgactaTATCGAAGTAGATAAAATAAagccaaatatataattttatatgacttCAATAGGAGTGAACAATATTGTAATGTCATACTCAAAGgagacattattattaatgcatTCTACCTCTTGTCTGGGATTTTATAACAGCAGGTCttgataaaactaaatattactcCACCATAGGTGACTCCCATGTAATTGTGGCGTcattaaatgttatgtttataaataggtttacaaataatatttataattcaacaCAACTTACATAGCTATTTGATGTCCTTatgaacatataaattattaagacatAATAGCGATGAGAGGATTAAAGTTCTCACacaggaaattaaaaattgtattattttcttgCATTTGTCTGTTAGTCacttgaaaaatttaattttgtttttagtagTTAGACTTTTCATTAATGAGATGAACAGAGGtgtaaattcttttatttattgccagtAAAAAAGCCTTTTGTGAAATGCAGTATTAGACATCAATACATTTGATAAAGATTGTAAAATTAGTCATGCAATTAATTGCAACCCACCATGTAAACAATGAAAATCAATATAaggtttctttttaattataaaacaaaaccaaaaGTATCAGCCATAATATGTATCTCTCTATTACTCTACTGGTAGTTAATATGCATACTGAAATTAGGCTTCATAAATCTTAATCACAAATTGCTAGtttgctatattttaaatctctactgacattgcaattatttaatttattcaggaCATAAGAAAGAATGTACTTGTCCTACCCATTTTGGAAGTTGCTGTTGTTAACCATGAAATGGAAGCTAAAATGTCATATGTGGAGttgatttaaattcaattataaacttgtaatatatattcattgcTTCTCCTGTCCactataagatttatttaaggaTCCATAAAGATTTGTGTCAGGCCACATTTACCAGTGATTTTCTATTGAACAGTGATTGACTGTGATTAATTatgatgaataatataaatctatattgGGCATATGTCCAATTTTGTTTTGACCAAGGTGAACTGAAAGGATTGAATTTCAAGGTTTggtttatgtaatgtataatatacttGCAAGTTCAAGGAGATATTATGCCTTGTAGTTTTTCTTGGTGATAAAAACCCTTGACATTTTTATCAccaagaattaataaaaatataaaaaataatatgtaaaaaaatatatatatcaatttggcCTTTTGTGTGAAAGCATTTGATTGGGCAATGTTAAGTGTCTTATTAAATGTACCGAAGCACTTAGGTCACACCAAGGCGTCTGAGTGACGCACTAGACGACGTCACTCGAGATAGATATGAATTTACCCAATTATAGTCGATATCCTATGAACAGAAGGGCTTTCGAGATACTTTCATACTACTATTTAACATAGGATTTCTTgacattaacatttatttactaagcatatagaaaaatataaagttgaaAGATCCTAATAAAAACTGACACAGAACTTAATAAGTGAATACAGGacaatgtataaattttagaaAACCAAAAGTAACTCGCATCATGACCTCTATTACTCCTAGCATGCAAACGCAATTCCTTCAAGGGGAAAATGACGCAAAGTATATAAGACTTTAGTGAATTCTTGTTACTGCAGTCTTGACCCCATAAAAGAAGCCTTAACCTTAAACTAAACATATGCTTATCATTGCAACAAGATTGCTCAGAAAggctattttgtttatatatcaaGACATTAAAACTGTGAAAAAGAAGCCTGAAGACCAGTTTCATAAACGAGTGCGAGCGGTAACGTCATACTGTCCATCTGCATCTTATCcagagaaaattaaaacaacgcTAAGTAGGGCGTAGTATTTAAGAAAGAAATAAGTTACTGAGagctttttatttgtatacaaaacaTGTGACGTCATTGGAGCTGCTTTTCCAGTCAAGACAATAGCCTACTTTACGGCTCcgtttataatgtaaaaaacatCTTACATTTTGCGATATTTTTCAGTACACTTTGAAAAGATTAAATTCGCTATTCATTAATAACAGAGTACGTCTCTCCACACAATTTTGCgacctatttatacaatttgctTTTGAAATTCACTTAATTAGGTAacgttttttaattgtttttaataaattcagttTGTATTCCGGTTCTCTAATGAGTGGAAAATCGTGGTTTATCGAAGGGGCAGTGGGTATCCTCAATAGTTTCTcccgttttttttaaataatttttttttaactttgtttGGTATTTTTGATGAAATCAAGCATACAATAAGGGGAAACAATTTGTCAATGACAGTCAGCGTTTTTTCAACTTGTTAGATAGGCGTCCACATCTTACTTAGTGGAAGATGAGACACAGTGCGTTAAGTCACGCTTGCCTTATATACCTGTTCTTCTCTTAAACAGTGCCACTTTATTATACGTAGGAGTTGGTAGTGGTCAAACGATCTTTATGATGTTGTGAGGTGTTTATCGGATAATAAAATCAAGTGACAGTGAAACTTAGCGGTCTGGTGACATGTACTCCCCGATAAAGCTAAGCCGATAGAAAAGCTTTAAGCCGGTTCAGAACAAAAACACTAACGAGGCATGTAGTAGCCTTATCAGAACAAGAAGTTGCTCAGATCGCTTTCGATTTTCCAATAACTCATTAGTGGCGTCAATCATGCAAGCGATGTAAGCACGTATGTTTTGTAATAAGCTTTTATCGTAATTTAATATAGGTGAATTTCCCAAATGGGTCGTGACAAACTATCTATGGGGGACTGTCTGAACGTTATTAATAACGAAAACCTTAACATTCTGTAAATTTCTAGAAGCATGCCGTACATGGTCTTATGGTGTAATTATCAAATGGATGTTtactaaatattgtaaaaactattttaaaagagtaagtATGAAGTTTCTTGCTCGTTATTCCCCATTTAAActacctttttctttaatatgtatatataatcttttaaataaataatttgactttAATGATAAATGGAATATGGACACATTAATGGGAATATCATTAATTCTAGCCAAGTAACGCAATTACTAAAATCTTTGTGCGCGTTTGATAAACAATAGTTTGAgtgattaattattgaaacGACTATTGTAAACACTCTGAATACGTTAGAACGTGAAACGAAACTGGAAATACGAAACTGGATATCCCAAGCGAATgatatcttttatattattaatgtaaccgCGTAgcgtaattgtattattatagttacggtgcactttagtttttataataatacataaatagatcagtggcgctacaacctttttaggtctggacctcataTCTATGTATCTGTTGATGATtgtttgtaaatctaatagttGCCTATTAGG
This is a stretch of genomic DNA from Pieris brassicae chromosome 1, ilPieBrab1.1, whole genome shotgun sequence. It encodes these proteins:
- the LOC123713745 gene encoding uncharacterized protein LOC123713745 yields the protein MATPQFTCLFIVFALVVTTCDSQNSAQDTPPNLMKEVEDNSRYKTLEANATLLKLLVDNKDGVSKSEVFDMLHSRDEVAEHIDLPTFPEDAEEGRINVPIIPDSQAEFLQASEIVRKDSEEMQYSEEPVGTAAGIMVLVTLTIVCLAYTALIVWRRIYLKRNGLKHELLRNEELIAETRIEL
- the LOC123713754 gene encoding CDGSH iron-sulfur domain-containing protein 2 homolog, whose amino-acid sequence is MYFISNVVKVTIPNYLAGLPIPDSFGGWFRLSFRDWLALVPPTLAIGGISYVSYQSVKKAREAGKVNHLIRKDLNKVVDFIDIEDITDKASLCRCWKSKNWPYCDGAHGSHNKETCDNVGPVVVRHKQQQ